CTTCGCCGCCCGCACGCTCTTCTCCAGCGCCGCCATCAGGTCGATCACCTGCCCGCCGGCCGGCTTCCCCGGAGCCTCCACCGGCTCGAACGCCCCACCCGCCTTCGCCGCGATCATCGCCTCCACCGCGTCCCGGTAGTCGTCGTGCAGTGAAGCCATCTCCACCTCGCCGAGCGTCGCCATCAGCGCGTCCGCCAGGTCGAGTTCGGCGTCCCGTACCGTCACCTCCACGTCCGGAGCAACACCCTCCGGCACCCGGATCTCGTCCGGCCACAGCAACCCGTGCATCGCGATCACATCGTCGACGACCCGCAGCATGCCCAGCCGCTCCCGCCCCCGCAGCGCGTACTTGGCGATCGCGACCTTCCGGCTCCGCTTCAGCGCCTCCCGCAGCAGCGTGTACGGCTTCGCCGCGGTCGCCCCGTTCGCAGCCAGGTAGTACGCCGCGTCCATCTGCAGCGGATCGATCTCCTCGGCGGGCACGAACGACATGATCTCGATCGTCTTCGCGGTGGCCAGCGGCAGCTGCGCCAGGTCCTCGTCCGTGATCGGGATGACGGACCCGTCCGCCTCCTCGTACCCCTTGCCGATCTCGGCGCCCGACACCTCCTCGCCGTCCAGCTCGCACACCTTGCGGTAGCGGATCCGCCCGCCGTCGGCGAGGTGGATCTGGCGGAAGGAGATCGAGTGGCTCTCGGTCGCGTTCACGAGCTTGATCGGAATGCTGACGAGGCCGAAGGAGATCGCTCCGTTCCAGATGGATCGCACGGTTCCTCCTGTTTCGTGGCAATCTCATCGTATGACGCCGATCACAATGGTGGAGGGCCGTCGCATCTCGCTCAGCAACCTCGACAAGGTCCTCTATCCGGAGACCGGCTTCACCAAGGGCGAGGTACTCCACTACTACGCCACCGTCGCGGGGCCCCTGCTCGCCCAGATCCACGACCGGGCCGTGTCCTTCCTGCGCTACCCCGACGGACCGGACGGCCAGCTGTTCTTCACCAAGAACCCGCCGCCCGGCGCACCCGACTGGGTGAGGACCACCCCCGTACCCCGCTCCGAGGACCCCTCCGCCGAACAGGTGGTCGTCGCCGACATGGCCACCCTCATGTGGTCCGCCAACCTCGTCGTCGAGTTCCACATCCACCAGTGGCCGGCCGGCAGCCCCGCCGTCGCCGACCGCATGGTCCTCGACCTCGACCCCGGCGCCCCCGCGACCGTCGCCGAGTGCAGCGCCGTCGCCCTGTGGCTGCGCGAGCGCCTCGCCGCCGACGGCCTCGACGCCTACGCCAAGACCTCCGGCTCCAAGGGCCTGCACCTGTCCGTGCCCCTGGAGCCGACCCCGTCCTCGCAGGTGTCCGCGTACGCGAAGCAGCTCGCCCAGGAGGCCGAGCGCGAGCTCCCCGACCTCGTGGTGCACCGCATGGCCAAGGCCCTGCGCCCCGGCAAGGTCTTCGTCGACCACAGCCAGAACGCCGCCGCCAAGACCACCGCCGCCGCCTACACCCTCCGCGCCCGGGCCCGCCCCACCGTCTCCGCCCCGGTCTCCTGGGCCGAGGTCGAGGCCTGCCGCACCCCCGCCGACCTGGTCTTCCTCGCCGACGACATCGGGCCGCGGCTCGACCGCGACGGAGACCTCTTCGCCCCGCTCGCCGACCCCGCACGGCGCCGCCCCCTCCCGAGATCCCGCCGATGATCCGCGTCGCGCTGGCCGCCTCCGTGCGCACGCTGCCGCGCGCTGCGGGACTGGCGTACGAGCCGAAGTTCGACGGGCACCGGCTCGTCGTCGTGCGCTCGGCGGGCGACGTGGCGCTCCAGGCCCGCTCCGGCCGCATCGTGACCAGCGCGTTCCCCGATCTGGCGGCGGCCGCGCTGCGGTTGCCCGCCGGGACGGTCCTCGACGGCGAGGTGGTGGTCTGGCACGAGGGCCGGACGGACTTCGCGCTCGTGCAGCGGCGCGCGGCGGCCACCGCGGCCCGGGCGGCCGTGCTCGCGCAGAGCCTGCCGGCCTCGTACGCCGCCTTCGACGTACTGGAACTGGCCGGGCTGGACGTGCGCGGCCGCGCGTACGAGCGACGCCGCGCCCTCCTCGTCGACCTGCTCCTGCCGCTCGGACCGCCCCTCCAGCCGGTCCCGATGACGACCGACCCGGAACTGGCCGCCACCTGGTACGAGACCCTCCCCGCCAGCGGCATCGAGGGCATCGTCGTCAAGCGGCTGGACCAGGCCTACCCGGCCGGGCGGCGCGGCTGGCAGAAGCTCCGGCACACCGACGTACGGGACGCGGCGGTGATCGGGTACACCGGGACCCCGCGCCGTCCGCTGGCCCTGGTGCTCGTCCTGCCCGTCGGGGACGAGACCCCGCTGGTGTCGAGTCCGCTGACGGCGGCGCTCCGGCGGGAGGTGGCGGACGTGGCCGCCGTGCGGGGCGGCGCAGTCGAGCCGGGGGCCACTGCGACGGCGACCGCCATCGGGCTCGGCGAGGTCCCGTACCGCCTCCTTGACCCGCCGCTCACGGCGGAGGTCCGGACCACCTCGACCCGGCACCCGCCGCCGGAGGTGCTGCGGTTGCGGACGGACCTCTGACCCGCGCGAGGGGCTGCGCGGGCCAGAGGTCCGGGTCGTCGTACGGTCGTCCCGTCGTCCTCGGGACGGCCGTGTCAGGAGTGCGCGCCGCGCCCGGCGTCCGGGGGAGCCCCGGGCTGCGGGTGCGGACCGGGCCCTTCGGGCAGCTCGTATCCGGACTCGCGCTCCTTGCGCACCTCATCCGGATGGCTGGAGGTGGTGGAGCCGAAGTTGCCGTAGCCCTGCATCTCGTGCGGCCGCAGGCCGCCCTCCGGGATCTCCACCTGGTCCCGCTCCTCGCGGACCTCGTAGACCGCTCCGCCGTTCGGCAGGTGGGGCTGATCCTCGGCGGCGGGGGGCGGCGGTTCCTTCGCCCGTACCATCTGGCCCAGCTTGAAGCCGCCGAGCAGCAGGGCGACGACGGCCAGTCCTACGATCGGGAACCACGCGACATCCGTGAGGATCGAGTCCACGCTCAGGATCATGTCCATACGGAGCATTTTCCCTCACATTGTCCCTGTATGCGCATTTCGGGACGTCGTGCGCGCACCGCACAGGACCAGGTAAGAGAGGAGCCCGGGGGCCTCAGCGCGTCCGGGCGGCGGGCTCAGCCGTTGACGGGGCCGGCGGTGTCCCGCAGTGCCCCCGCCTTGCGCGACCCCAGCACCGCCAGGATCTCCGCGCAGATCGCCAGCGCGGTCTCCGGCGGCGTACGGGCGCCGAGGTCGAGCCCGATCGGCCCGTGCACCCGCGCCAGCTCCGCCTCCGTGACCCCGGCCGCGAGCAGGCCCTCCCGGCGCCGCGCCGTCGTACGCCTCGACCCGAGCGCCCCGACGTACGGAACCCCGGCCGCCAGCGCCGCCCGCAGCATCGGCACGTCGAACTGCTCGTCGTGGCTCAGTACGACCACACACGCGGAGTCCCGGCGCGCCTCGATCGCCGCCACGGCCGGCTCGGCCGCCTCGACCCGTACGGCCTCCCAGCCCAGCAGCACCGCCTGCCGCTCGATGACGGCGGCGAGCTCACCGCCGCCCCCGATGACCACGTACGGGGCCGACGGGTGCGCCTCGACCAGCACCAGGCCGCTCTCCCCGTACAGGGCGTCCCGCCCGGCCCGCCGGGTGGCCAGCAGCTCACCGGCCCGCCGCCCGGCATCGTCGCCCGGCAGCGCGGTGGCCCGTACGACCTCACTGGACGCCTGGTCGGCGGCCTCGTTCAGCCGGGTCACCAGCGCCACCCCGACGCCCTCGCCGAGCAGTTCCCACCACTCGGCGGGAACCGCCGCGAGCGGCTGGAGCAGTACCTCGGCCTGCCCGCCGCAGGTCAGCTTCGCCGCCACGGCCTGGTCCCCGGCCACGGACACCTCGCACACCCGCGCGGTCGCCCCGGGCCCCATGGCCGCGGCCTCTGCGACGAGCTCGGCGTCGAAGACCCCGCGGTACAGGCTCCCGACGCACTCCCCCCGCACGTCGACGAGCACGGCCCCCGCGGGATCCCGCGGCCCGAAGCCCTGCTCGGTGACGGGCCGGGCCAGATACCCCGCCCGCCCCTCGGCCACCCACCGCTTCGCCGTCTCCACCAGCTCACGCATCCGTGCCGCCCCATCCACTCCGCGGTCTCTCCCACAAAGAGCCAGGTCAGCAGCACTCTGCGGGCTCGCCATCCACACTAGACACCCCCTCCCCCCGACCCCCACCCCGAAACCCACAGACCCCGCCGCCCCTCGCTCGTACGGATCGCCGGTGCCGCCCCGCCGGTGCCGCCCCGCCGGCGGCGGTGGGGCGGTGGCGTCAGGCCGTCGGCCCGAGGTCAGCGCGGGGACTCGACCAACCCGGTCGCGATCAGCCCGCAGGCGGAAAGAAGTCGACCGCGCCGACCGCGCCGTGGCCGGCGTCCGCCCCCCGACGGCAAGGCTGATCCGGTCCGGGCCGGGCCGTGGCAGACGTAACCCTCGGAGTCGTCCTCTCCCTTGCGCTCGGGCAGCGACTCGTCCTGGTGGATGCTGAGCCCGCACCGGACAGAGCCACGCTTGCGGTCGCAGACCACGTTCCCGACCGTCGGCACCTCGGACCTGTCGTACCGGACCCCGGTGTCCTGCCCAAGCGGCTCCGCCTTTGCCTGCGCTCTCTGCTTCTCGCCGCCAGCGGCAGAACCGGCCCCACGGCGACCCTCGCTGCTCACGCCGCCTGAAGATCGGCTTCGAGAGCCTGGGCGAGCGAGTCCGTTTGCCCCGTATTCAGGGAGAAAGGGACTTGGGGCGGGTCGTATCTAGGTCCTCAGTTGTCCTCATTGGGTCCTAGGTTCGTCGCATCGCGAAAAGCCCACGAGAGGACGAGGCAACCAATGAGCCACACCGCACCCGAGGGTTACACCAGCGTTGCACCGTGGGTGGTCACCGATGACACCGGTGCACTGCTCGACTTCATCACCGCCGCGTTCGCCGGCGAGGAACTCGCACGGGTGCCCGTCGAGGACGGCAGCATCGGCCATGGCGAGATCCGTGTCGGGGACACGGTGGTACTGGCCTTCGACCGACGGTCCGACTGGCCGGTGATGCCCTCCCTGCTGCGCGTCTACGTCCCGGACGCGGACGCCGCCATGGCCGCCGCTGTCGCACACGGGGCGCAGGTGGTCACCGAGATCGCCGACAGCGCGTGGGGGGATCGCGGGGGCCGGGTACGGGATCCCTTCGGCAACATCTGGTGGGTGGTGAGCCGGGTCGAGGAGGTCGCCCCGGACCGCGCCTGGGAGCGCATGCTTGAGCCGAAGTACGCCGAGGCGATGCGCACCGCCCAGGAGACCCTGGACATCGCGCTGAGCGGCCGGGATTCAGGCACGGCAAGCGCCCCGCGCCGCCCGACCGCCTGAGCCCTTCCGCCCCGGCCTGCGCCACTCCGCGGCGGCTGCCGCTCCCCGCCGGCGCACTCCCGGCGGCGCGTTCGGCCCGCACGCCCGGACTCAGCGGGACTGAGTTCGGGCCTTCATGCTTGGCACTTCAGCTGGTCAGCGGCGTGATCGCGCTGTCTTTGCTGGAGTGCCCACGGCAGGATTCGAACCTGAGCACACGGCTCCGGAGGCCGGATCGTCTCCAGGTGTTTGCCCAGGTCAGACACCTAGCTGACGAGTTGTCAGGCTTGCCGTCCCACGCATGTACCGACTCGGAAATGCGCCGAATGCCGCAGAATCTGAAGCGCGTGGGCCCCGGCGGTCGAGGCGCCGACGAGCGGCCCTCCCCTCCGCCTCGGCGGGGCTGCCGACGAGGACGGTAGAAGCGAGCTAGAGTCTAAGTAAGATGCGATCTACGTAATATCGAATCTATGTTTTGGAGGTTAGGGGTGGGGCTCTGATGGAGTTCAAGGGCAGGTCTGCCGACCTGGATCAGCTGGCTCGGCAGCTGGGCCTGGTGGTCGGCGGTACGGGCGCCACGCGCGGTCAGGCTGTGATCGTGACGGGCCGGCGCCGGGTGGGCAAGTCTCGTCTGGTCCAGGAGTTCTGCGACCGTTCCGGGCTTCCGTACGTGGTCTTCCAGGCGACTCGGGGACGCAACGCGGTGGCCGAGCGGGCGGACTTCGCCGCGACGCTGGCGCAGTCACCTCTTCCCGGGGCCGAACTGGTGGCCGGGCTGCAGGCCGCCGACTGGAACCAGGCACTGCGTTCCCTCGCGGTCGCGGTTCCGGACGATGCCCCGAGCATTGCGGTGGTCGACGAGGTGCCGTGGCTGGTCGAACAGGACGGTGAGTTCGAGGGGGCGCTGCAGACGGTCTGGGACCGGCACCTGTCCGCCAAGCCCGTCCTGTTGATCCTGGTCGGCAGTGACATGTCGGTCATGGAGGCGCTGCAGTCCTATGGCCGCCCGTTCTTCGGCCGGGCGGCCAAGATGACCGTACAGCCGCTGCATCTGGCCGATGTGCAGGCGATGACCGGCCTTGACGCGGCGGAAGCGGTGGACGCGCTGCTGATCACCGGAGGGTTCCCGGAGATCGTTCAGTCCTGGCGGCCGGGGATGGACCGCCGAGACTTTCTGCGCGAGGCTGTGTCCAACCCGCTTGCCCCGCTGTTGGTGGCGGGCGAACTGTCGCTACTGGGGGAGTTTCCCGAGGCCTCCCACTCGCGGGCAATCCTGGAAGCGGTTGGCAGTGGCGAGCGGACCTTCTCCACCATTGCCGCACAAGCCGGTGGTGCCGGCGCGCTGCCCTCGGGCACGCTGTCTCCGCTGCTGAACACGCTGCTGGCCAAGCGAGTCCTGGCCGCTGACCTGCCGCTCTCGGTCAAGGCGGACAGCAAGAACAAGCGCTATCGCATCGCTGATCCGTACCTGCGGTTCTGGCTGGCTTTCCTGCAACGCGGGATCCCGCTCATCGAGCGAGGTCGCGGTGATCTGGCGCTGGAGCGCATCGAGCGGTCGTGGACGACATGGCGGGGCCGGGCCGTCGAGCCGGTCGTCCGCGAGTCGCTGCTGCGGCTGCTGCCCGACGAGATGTGGCCGCAGACGGAGGCGGTCGGGGGCTGGTGGAACCGGCAGAACAACCCGGAGATCGACCTGATCGGAGCCGACCGCGAACCCGTCGCAGGACAGGTTCACTTCATCGGCTCGGTGAAGTGGCTGGAGTCGCAGCCGTTCGGCCGACGTGAGTACGACGCCCTGGTACGGGACATGCTCGCCGTGCCCGGTGCCGGGCCGGACACGGCGCTGGTTGCGGTGTCCCGTTGCGGTGTCGAGGACGATCTACCTCTTGCGGCGCATTGGGGTCCGGAGGACCTTGTCCGTGCCTGGCGGTAGCCAGGGAAACCTCCAGGGTGGTCATGGTGGTGTATCTGCTCGGGTGCCCAGTGGCGGGAGACATCGACCGCATTCTCAGAACCTTCCGGACGTCGAAGCCCCCTTGCGCGGCGGTGAGGTGACGGGCCCGGTTCACCCCCCCCGCGGGGTGACCGGACGGCGCTAGCCTGGCCGGGCGAATGCGCGTACCGCCCATGTGAAATGGCTCGGGTCCCTGGATCCTCAGCGGCTGACCGCGTTGCTGAAGGAGCGGGATCTGCCGCTCGCCGCCGGGTACCGACGGATCACCACCCTCCGCGAGCTCGCCGAACACCTGCTCACCGACAAGTCGGTGGGCAGGGGGCTGACGGCGGGCACCGCCGGAGAACTGGAATTGCTCGCTTCCATCGCCGCCCTTGCCCTGGAGCGGCACGGCCCCGTAGCCGGTGGCGAGGTCGAGGACGGGCCCCGGTATCCCTGGCAACAGCGGAAGCCCATTCCCCTGGTGGAACCCGCGGAGCGATTGGTGCCTGAGCGGGACGTGCTGTCCTGGTTCGAGCCGGGGAAGCAGCGGCAGCGGGCGGAACACACACTCACCCGACTGCGGGAGCGCGGGCTGCTGCTCCCCGCACCCAAGGGCCGACTGGCGCTCCCACCACTGTCGCCGATGGGAACGGGCAGCCGTGCCGCGTCGCTAGGCTGCCGGGATGAACACCGCCACGCCACTTCTCCTTGATCTGGACTCGTTCCTCGCCCGGGCCGAAGAGCGAGGCGCCCCGCTGGACGCGCGGGCGGCCGAGGCCGTCCTCGGTCTGCTCGCGTTGGGCGAAGCACGCCGCCGGACCGGCTTGCCCGAGCCCACCGAGGAGCTGGCCGAGGAACTGCTGCACATCCTGCTCCCGCTCTACGTCAGCGCCACCGAGGAAGAGCTGCCGGGCTTCGTGGCCGCGCTGATCGCCCTGATCGACCACACACACGAGGCCGGCCGCCTCAACGCCAAGCGGCAGGCGAAGCTCGTGACGCGGGTGCACGAGCTGGCCGAGGGCTTCACCCAGGCGATGACGAGCCCTCGCCGCCTCACCTGGCCGCGGCTGTACGGAAACCTGCTGCGCGCCACGGGCGTGGACGCCACCGATCCCCGGGCTGTGCGCGACTGGCTGGAGGCGTTCGCCGAGCGCCCGCAGGCCGAGCGGAACGCCGCGCTCGGCTTCGCCTCCTCCTCTCCGGAAAGACCGCTCGCCGAAGCGGCATACGCGGAGGCGCTGTGTGCGGAGCGCTCCCGGCAGGCCCGTCCGCTGCTTGCCGCACGGCTGGAGGCCGTGGCGCTCGCCGAGCGGGTGCGGCCCCGCCCCGGCGAGGGCCTGTTGGTCGCCGATGCCCCGGCAGGCAAGCCGGACGACGAGAGGGACGACCGGCACGAGGCGCAGGCGGCGGTGCTCGCGGATCGCTGGACGGCAGTCGGGCTCGACACCCTGCTGCGCGGACCCTTCGCGCACCTGGCGCCGGGCGGCGGCAGCGCTCCCACCCCTCTCCTCGCCCTTGTCGAGGCCATGGCCGGCCAGCACCTGGAGATGTACGGCGACGCCTTCGCGCCGCTGCCCCCGACCCCGTTGCCGGACTCCCCCGAGGAGCAGGCCGCGATGCTGCGTTCCGCGCCGCTGCCCCAGCTCCTGGCGCGAGCCGCCGCCGACCCGCAGGGCGCGGACGAGCGAACGCGCGAACTGGCGCTGGCGAGCGGCTTCCTGGTGCGGGAGCAGGGCGGCGCGATGAGCGCGGGGCCATCGGCTGAGGCCTGGCGTGAGGGTGGCCCCGCCGAGCTGACCGGACTGGCCCTGAACCTGCTCGGCGTCCTGCTGACACAGCCGGCCGAGGAGGAGGAGACCGCGGAGGAGTACGAGGGTGAGCACCTGCTCACCCTCTACCTCCTGTGCGAGCAAGCGGGGATGACGCAGTCCGTGGCCCGTGTGGCTGCCCTGAACGACATGTGGTTCGTGCCGCCGGGCCATGAGAGCGACCCCGACGCGTCCGTCCCGGCCACCGGAGACTACGAACTGCCTGACCCCCAAGCCCTGTCCACGATCCTGGGAATCCCGGCACTCACCGAGTCCGACCGTACGGACCTGACCCCGTCCGCCGCCCGCCTCGTGCGCCTGATGGACCGCCTGGCCGCCCTGGGTGTCACCGAGCGTACCGGAGACGCCGTCAGCCTCACCCCTCTCGGCTCCGCCCTGCTGCGGGACACCCTCCTCGTGGGCCTCGAAGGCGAAGCCGCCGATGTCTTCCCCACTCGGGAGCAGGTGCTCGCCTGGGACGCGGAACGGCTCGTCGCGGCAGCCCAGTGGTGGCCGAAGCGGGCCGCCCGGCAGGCCGTCGGCGACTGGCTGGCCGCGCAGGGCACCGACGGATGGACCCCTCTGTTCGCGGCGATCTCCGCCGCCTGCCCCGAGGCCGAACCCGCGAGGCGGCGGGCGCTGCTCGCCGCCCTCGACGCGACGGCCGTGCCCGACGAGGCCCTGTACGCGCTGCTGGCCGACCCGGTCCTGGGCGGCTGGGCCGAACACACCCTGCACGCAAGCGGCCAGGCGCCCGACCCCTCAGCCGTTCCGCTGTCGGCCCGCGCGGTGTACCTGCTCGACGCGCTCGAAGCCGTACGGAGCGCCGCATCCCTCGACCACCGCATGACGGCGGCTCGGAACGAGGAGGAGCCCGAACTGGTCGCCGAGGTCCACGCCGCCTTCGACAAGGCCGCGGCAGCCTGGCCCGGCGGCGGCCCGGCCCTGGTCACCGCCCTCACGGCGGCGGACCCGTACACGTCCGCCTTCCTGGCGCAGCAGCTCTCACACCACCCCGACCGCGCCACCGCCGACCAGGCCCGTCATGCCTGGCGGGCCTTCGAGACCAGGGGTACGACCCGCTCCCCGGGCAGGAAGAAGCCCGCCAAGCGCGCGGGCGGGAAACGCAAGCGGCGCTGACCGGCGTGAACGCCGGACCGGGGCTGGGCGAAGCCCTATGCAGTTGCTTTTGAGCTGAGGAGATCGTTGCCCCGCGTGTGACGGGGTGGGGTGCGGGCCAGCGGGTGCGGATCGGGATCCTGACGAAGGTGTTCACCGCCGAGCTGGTGGACGCGGCAATATCCAAGCACGACCGAGCCTAGCGGCGCCGTCGTCTCCTGCCGGCTCGGCTGGTCGTGTACTTCGTCCTGGCCCTGTGTCTGTTCGCCCGGGAGTCGTACGAGGAGGTGCTGCGAGTGCTGACCAGCGGTATCCCGGGCAGCCGGGCCCTTTCCCGGTGAACCGGTCGTCGTTGTGTCGGGCTCGCGCGCGGCTCGGGGAGGACGTGCTACAGACCGTGTTCCGCCAGGTGGCCGGCCCGCTCGCCACCAGGGACACGCCAGGCGCATGGAGGCGAGATCTGCGGCTCCTCGCCTTGGACGGCACCCAGTTGGATGGCCGAGGTGGTCGCGCACACCGGAAGACGTCCGACAGGAACTGTGGGCCTACCTCGCGGTCCACCACGCGATCCGCCAGTTCGCCCACGCGACGGCGCTTGTCCGTCCGGTCGTGGACGCCGACCGTGTCTCCTACCTGAAGTGCGTCCGCATCGTCCGCCGCAGCGTCCCTTCCCATCTCGGAGCGACCGCCACCAAACTCACCCGCTCCTTTGCCGAGGCTGAATGGGAGGCCCGTGCACGCCTCCTGCCGGCCCGGCGTGTGACGTCGATGA
This DNA window, taken from Streptomyces sp. TN58, encodes the following:
- the ligD gene encoding non-homologous end-joining DNA ligase, with the translated sequence MTPITMVEGRRISLSNLDKVLYPETGFTKGEVLHYYATVAGPLLAQIHDRAVSFLRYPDGPDGQLFFTKNPPPGAPDWVRTTPVPRSEDPSAEQVVVADMATLMWSANLVVEFHIHQWPAGSPAVADRMVLDLDPGAPATVAECSAVALWLRERLAADGLDAYAKTSGSKGLHLSVPLEPTPSSQVSAYAKQLAQEAERELPDLVVHRMAKALRPGKVFVDHSQNAAAKTTAAAYTLRARARPTVSAPVSWAEVEACRTPADLVFLADDIGPRLDRDGDLFAPLADPARRRPLPRSRR
- a CDS encoding VOC family protein, whose protein sequence is MSHTAPEGYTSVAPWVVTDDTGALLDFITAAFAGEELARVPVEDGSIGHGEIRVGDTVVLAFDRRSDWPVMPSLLRVYVPDADAAMAAAVAHGAQVVTEIADSAWGDRGGRVRDPFGNIWWVVSRVEEVAPDRAWERMLEPKYAEAMRTAQETLDIALSGRDSGTASAPRRPTA
- a CDS encoding ATP-binding protein; amino-acid sequence: MEFKGRSADLDQLARQLGLVVGGTGATRGQAVIVTGRRRVGKSRLVQEFCDRSGLPYVVFQATRGRNAVAERADFAATLAQSPLPGAELVAGLQAADWNQALRSLAVAVPDDAPSIAVVDEVPWLVEQDGEFEGALQTVWDRHLSAKPVLLILVGSDMSVMEALQSYGRPFFGRAAKMTVQPLHLADVQAMTGLDAAEAVDALLITGGFPEIVQSWRPGMDRRDFLREAVSNPLAPLLVAGELSLLGEFPEASHSRAILEAVGSGERTFSTIAAQAGGAGALPSGTLSPLLNTLLAKRVLAADLPLSVKADSKNKRYRIADPYLRFWLAFLQRGIPLIERGRGDLALERIERSWTTWRGRAVEPVVRESLLRLLPDEMWPQTEAVGGWWNRQNNPEIDLIGADREPVAGQVHFIGSVKWLESQPFGRREYDALVRDMLAVPGAGPDTALVAVSRCGVEDDLPLAAHWGPEDLVRAWR
- a CDS encoding XdhC family protein, producing the protein MRELVETAKRWVAEGRAGYLARPVTEQGFGPRDPAGAVLVDVRGECVGSLYRGVFDAELVAEAAAMGPGATARVCEVSVAGDQAVAAKLTCGGQAEVLLQPLAAVPAEWWELLGEGVGVALVTRLNEAADQASSEVVRATALPGDDAGRRAGELLATRRAGRDALYGESGLVLVEAHPSAPYVVIGGGGELAAVIERQAVLLGWEAVRVEAAEPAVAAIEARRDSACVVVLSHDEQFDVPMLRAALAAGVPYVGALGSRRTTARRREGLLAAGVTEAELARVHGPIGLDLGARTPPETALAICAEILAVLGSRKAGALRDTAGPVNG
- a CDS encoding DUF6479 family protein, whose protein sequence is MDMILSVDSILTDVAWFPIVGLAVVALLLGGFKLGQMVRAKEPPPPAAEDQPHLPNGGAVYEVREERDQVEIPEGGLRPHEMQGYGNFGSTTSSHPDEVRKERESGYELPEGPGPHPQPGAPPDAGRGAHS
- a CDS encoding ATP-dependent DNA ligase; the protein is MIRVALAASVRTLPRAAGLAYEPKFDGHRLVVVRSAGDVALQARSGRIVTSAFPDLAAAALRLPAGTVLDGEVVVWHEGRTDFALVQRRAAATAARAAVLAQSLPASYAAFDVLELAGLDVRGRAYERRRALLVDLLLPLGPPLQPVPMTTDPELAATWYETLPASGIEGIVVKRLDQAYPAGRRGWQKLRHTDVRDAAVIGYTGTPRRPLALVLVLPVGDETPLVSSPLTAALRREVADVAAVRGGAVEPGATATATAIGLGEVPYRLLDPPLTAEVRTTSTRHPPPEVLRLRTDL
- a CDS encoding Ku protein codes for the protein MRSIWNGAISFGLVSIPIKLVNATESHSISFRQIHLADGGRIRYRKVCELDGEEVSGAEIGKGYEEADGSVIPITDEDLAQLPLATAKTIEIMSFVPAEEIDPLQMDAAYYLAANGATAAKPYTLLREALKRSRKVAIAKYALRGRERLGMLRVVDDVIAMHGLLWPDEIRVPEGVAPDVEVTVRDAELDLADALMATLGEVEMASLHDDYRDAVEAMIAAKAGGAFEPVEAPGKPAGGQVIDLMAALEKSVRAAKASRGEAGGAGEGGAGQAGTEETGTTGTEAEVTPMRRRGGPGRRTQAAPKAVGGKKSTAASAKKTAAPAAAKSTSAASKKTAVKTTAKSTAKSTAKSTAGSTARSAGGKSGATKSTSAASAKKAAAGAKKAAATRKRTSA